DNA from Candidatus Cloacimonas acidaminovorans str. Evry:
TCTCAATCCAATATTCCGGTTCCCATTGCTGAAGGATTTCCTGATATGTTTTACCTTGTTGTTCTACCCAAGTATAGTATTTCAAATTATGAATCCGCTTTTTATCCCAATAGCTTAATTCCAGCAAATTATCATAACTTTGTGCCTGAAGAATTGATTCTCTGTCTAAAGCCGCTTGCAATTCAGTATATTCGCCTTTTAACGCTGTTTGTTCCTGTAAACGGGATTGATACATTTCGGCACTGTCCGTAAAAACCGTGACAATAACATCATCTTCATTGTATTCAAAATACTTTGCCATTTTGATAGAAGCCAGCAGATTGCAGATGGATGATATACCTAAAAGTTCCAGTTTTTCTGCCAATTCCGGTTTTATTCCATTTTTCTTTAAATAGTTTAATCCCGCCGGTTCATTGAATAAACGCAAAAGCCGCATACAATCCTCATCTCTGATAGCGCTTACAATATCCGTATTCCGGACATTATGAATCCAGGGAATATGCTTATCGCCGATTCCTTCAATCCGATGACCGCCAAAACCATTCATTAATAAAGTGGGACATTCCATAGCTTCCGAAGCGTTTATTTTCATTAGGGGAAAATGTTTTTTCAGAAAATCCCCGGCTGCAATTGTTCCTGCACTGCCTGTAGCACTAACAAATCCGCTTAAACGATTGCCCGGTTTTTGCATCATTGCAAAGACCTCAGCAATAGCATTACCGGTAATATGATAGTGCCAAAAAGAATTGCCAAATTCATCAAATTGGTTCAAAATAACATAACTTGGGTCTGAACGCAATTCTGCACATTTATCATAGATCTCTTTTACATTGGATTCACATCCGGGAGTGGCAAAAACCTCCGCTCCAATTTCCCGCAACCAATCAAAACGTTCTTTACTCATTTCTTCAGGTAAAATAGCAACTGCCGGGCAAGCTAAAAGAGCACAATCAAAAGCACCCCCTCTACAATAATTTCCTGTTGAAGGCCAAACGGCTTTATGAATTTCGGGATCAAAAGTTCCCGTTACCAAACGCGGAACCAAACATCCGTAAGCAGCTCCAACTTTATGAGCTCCTGTAGGAAAATATTTTCCTACCAAACCAATAATTCTGGCTTTAACTCCGGAAAGTTCTGAAGGTATTTCCAAAAAATTGGGCTTGCCAAAGAGTCCTGTTTTTATGTCATTTTTCCAAGTAATCCGAAAAAGATTCAAGGGATTGATATCCCAAAGTCCAACGGGTTGAAGTTTTTCTTTTATCGTTTCTGGGATGGTTTCCGGAAACATTTGTTGACGAATTGTAGGAAGAATTATTCCTCTTTCTTTACAACGCTTTGCATTTTTCCTAGCAATTACGGGGTCAAATTTCGTAATCAATTTGGGCATTTATATCTCCTTCTTTAGCAATCAATATAAATAACCAAAAATAAAAGAAGGGTTTTTTGTAAAGGAATTTAAGCCGAAACCAAATAACTTCTCCCAGCTCAAAAAATTTAATGCAGATGAAAATTGTGGACTACCGATTTTCTTTTTCCCCAATACAAATTTAACGGTTATTATAATTTCCTTTTACCTCTGCATCAATGCTAACATTCATATTCTTATGATGTTACAAAACATTTTTCAATTCTTCCTTAATAGCATTGCTTACCCATTGCTTACCTATTACTAATGGCATTAGCAATGAGTCCGTAATGCTTATGCAATGCTATTAAGCTAAATAAGTTAACTCATTTATTTATGTAAATGTTAGCGAATAATCAACAACTCGGATAAGATTTATTTTGGGGTTTCGTCCTCTAAAATTACAATATTTTACTGTTTTCGGCTTCATTCTTGCTTATATTATATGTAGAGGCAGTAAAATATATAAAGATAAGAATAATATAAAGGGAGAAGTAATGAAGAAGATTTCTTTCATACTCTTACTGGTTTTCACAACAGCTATCTTAGTAGCTGCCAGTGGAACCATAAAATTACAAGATAATCCGGCAAAAGTGCAATTGCTGGAAAAAAGCGATACGGGGCTTTCTATCGCTTATGCTGTAGATGAATTACAGTTTAGAGAAATTAATACCAAGGAAGGTATTTTTACTGAACTAAATGCCTTAAATTACACTACTACTAATGTTACTGGCTTACCAGCATTACCTTTAATGCGACAGCTGATTAGTGTTCCCTTAGGAGCAAATGTTACTGCCAATATTGTCAGCAGTAGTGCTAAGGTTATTAATTTGGATGAACAGGGTGTTTTATATCCTCTAATGCCGCGTCAGGAATCGGTTTCCAAGTCAGCGGACTTGGAGCAATTACCTTTTGAAGTAAACAGAGATTTCTATAATGCCAATATGTGGACTGATAACCCTTCCATTACTGTAACGGAAATCGGAATGATGCGCGGAACAAGAATTTTTGCTGTTGATTTTGTACCTATAAAATACAATCCTGTTCTCAAAAAGATAGAGGTAATTTATCAGGCGGAAGTTAAAGTTGCTTTTAGTGGGGCGAACTTTATTGCTACCAATGAACTTCAAGCAAAAACATATTCTCCCGCTTTTGAAGGTGTATTTGCACAAACACTTATCAATTATAATGCACCAAAGGTTTCTTTTCTCCGCTATCCGATTGGCTATGTAATCATTCTACCGGATAACTTTATTGCTCCGATGCAACCTTTTATTGACTGGAAAAAACAAGAAGGTTACAATGTAATTGTAGCGCCTACTTCTATAACCGGAACAACTACAACCAGCATAAAGGCATATATGCAAAATTTGTGGAATTCAGCTACATCCGAAAATCCCGCTCCTTCTTATCTTCTTATTGTAGGTGATGTTGCTCAGGTTCCTACCAATAATGGAAATGCAGGTTCACATCCCACTGATCTTACTTATGTTCGTTTACAGGGAACTGATTATATGCCGGAAATGTATTTTGGTAGATTTTCCGCAACTTCTGTAGCCGAAGTAACCAATCAGGTGAATAAAACCTTGATGTATGAACAATATACAATGCCCAGCGATGCCTATTTAAGCGAAGTAGTTATGATTGCTGGTGTTGATAGTTACTATTCCACTACCCATGCCAATGGCCAGATTAACTACGGAACTAATAATTATTTTAATCCTGCTCATAATATTACCAGCCACACTTATCTCTATCCTGCATCGGGAAGTTCGGCATCAGCAATTGTGCAAAATGCTTCCAATGGAATGGGCTATATAAATTACACTGCGCATGGTGATGTAACTGAATGGTATAATCCTAACTTTTCAATTAGTAATATCAACTCTTTGCAAAATACTAATAAATACAGTTATGTAGTGGGAAATTGCTGTTTAACTAGTAAATTTGACAACCCAATATGCTTTGCTGAAGCATGGTTACGTGCTACTAATAAAGGTGCTATAATTTATATCGGTGGAACTAACAGCACTTATTGGGATGAAGATTACTGGTGGGGAGTTGGATATAAGCCCCCTGTTGTAGGAACTGGCTCTCCTTTTGTAGCGGGTCGTACAGGAGCTTATGATGCTCTCTTTCATGATCATAATGAACCCTTTGCTGATTGGGCTGGAAATGCCGGAAGCAATGTTGTAATGGGAAATATGGCAGTTGTGCAATCCAATAGTAGCCGGATAAATTATTACTGGGAAATTTATTCCATTATGGGTGATCCTTCTTTAGTTCCTTATTTGGGAATTCCAGCTCAAAATGCCTATACTCCACCTGCTCAAATGTTTTTGGGTTTCAACAGTATGGATATTCAGACCGATCCTTACAGCTATGTAGCTCTTTCTATGAACAACGAATTGCATGGCGTTGGTTTAGCTGATGCCAGTGGTAATTTAACTTTGAATTATACTCCTTTTACTGAACCCGGAATAGCAAAACTGGTAATAACCCGTTCCTTGCGTAAACCCTTAATTGCCAATATAGAAATTATACCCAATGAGGGACCTTATGTAACTGTCGGACCTTTGGAATTAAATGATGGAAATAACAACATTGCTGAAGCCGGTGACAATATAAATATTTCCCTGCAATTCAATAATGTAGGAATTGAAACCGCTTCTAATCTCACTGCTACCCTCACTTGCGATAGCCCTTATATTTTGTTAAATAATGCCACAATCCAGCTTCCTGATATTGCTTCCGGCAACAGTATTAATCAAACAAATGCTTTCCAGATCAACATCCTGCCTGATGTTCCCGATCAGCATCTTGCAGGTTTCAATATTACTGTTAGCGATGGTGAAGATACCTGGGTAACTCAACGCAGTTTAACTATCAACGCTCCCAATGTAGTTTTTGGTAATCACACATTGTTTGATAGCAATAGCGATGGAATTTATCAGCCAGGTGAAACAGTTACAATATCCTTATCTATTTCCAATACCGGTCATATGAATGTTGATGGTGGTTCATTAGCTATTGTTTTAAGCAGTCCTTATGCTGCTTTGGATAATTACAATTTCATCATTCCGCCGCTTACAGCAGGCAATGGTATACCTATTGTTCTTCATTTGTTTATCAGTCAGGATTGTCCTAATGAAGAAGTTATTCCTATCGGATTTGCCATGAATGCGGGAATTCAACTATTGAATCATAGTATTATGATCCCTGTCGGTATTATTGGTGAAAGTTTTGAAAGCGGTGATTTTACTGCTTTCCCTTGGGTAAATAACAGCACAATTCCCTGGACTATTATTAGTGGCACTTCTAATGCCCATTTTGGTAATTATGCTGCCAAATCGGGTGCTATAGGAAATAATGGCAGTACTACTTTACAGATAACTATGGAAGTTCCTTCTGCGGGAAATATTTCGTTCTGGCGTAAAGTAAGTAGTGAAGCAAATTACGATTGGCTCAAATTCTATATTGACAATAATGAAACCGGTTCCTGGAGCGGTGAAATTGGTTGGTCGGAAGTAAGCTATCCTGTTACCGCTGGTAGCCATATTTTCAAGTGGACATATTCTAAAGATGTTGGATCAGTTTCAGGTAGTGACTGTGCCTGGTTGGATGATATCCGTTTCCCGGGAATGGGAGTTTTGGAAACGGCAATATTCTATACTACAACTACCCAAATTGACTTTACCGATGTTCTTCCCAATACAACAGTGAGCGTTGATTTTGCCTTGCGCAATTTGGGTAACATAGCAATGCAGGGAATTATTACCTGTCCCCCCAATTTTGAACTTAGTCAATACGGCAATGCTTTACCTGCTAATTATACCTACCAGATTGAAGCTGGGCAGACAGTGATCTACACTCTCAGTTATATTGCTGGAAATTCAGTGAGTGAACTTCAAACTAATATGCAAATTACGACTAATGATCCTCATCATCCGATGGTAATAATACCTGTTAATTTGACTCCTCTGGCCAATGATGATAATGTTAATATTCCTTATGTGACCGCACTGCATAAGAACTATCCTAATCCTTTCAACCCTGAAACAACCATTCATTACTCACTTAGCGAAGCAGGACCGGTTAAAATTGAGGTCTATAACATTAAGGGTCAATTAGTGCGCAATCTTGTAAATGAACGCAAGACCGCAGGCAATTATACTGTTATCTGGAACGGAAAAGATGAACAGGGTAAAAATGTTTCCAGTGGAATCTATTTTTACCGGATGCAAACCAAAAACTATTCTTCTACCCAAAAAATGATGTTAATGAAATAAATACCGTTTGAAGCAGGTATCCTTATTATCAGGATGCCTGCTTCACGGAAAAGAGAGTTCAAATAATGAATGATTATCTTTACATTTTAGTCAGCAACAAAGGAAGGAATCTATGAAAAAGACCTTATTCTTCGTAATTCTGCTGTTGAGTTTTATTGGCTTAACAGCTGAACAAATTGTTGTTAGTCAATATCCTGATGATATTCGTTTAACTAACAGCAATCCCAATAATATGGAACTGGAGTTTACTCTGGGTAGTTTTTATCGCGAACCCGTTAATATTGATGGAGAGCAGTGGTTTCATCTCTTTTTGAAAAAGGAAGGACTTACTCTGGAAGCAGGAATGCCTCAAGTTCCTGTTTTGGCAAGAAGTTTAATTATTCCTGCTACGGCAAAAATGCATCTGAATATTACCAATAGTGAATATGTGGAGCTTACTTTGCCGGTAGCTCCTTCCAAAGGAAATCTAACCCGTGATATTGATCCTGCCACTATTCCCTACACATTTGCCGATTTCTATCAGAGCGGGGAAAGTTATCCTGCAGAAATTGCTTACTTAACCGAACCTTTTATTTTGCGTGACTATCGCGGAATAACTGTTCGTTTTCAACCCTTTATATATTATCCTGCTACTCAAACCCTGAGGGTCTATACAAAACTGAATATTTCTGTTTATACTCAGGGAACTGATCTCACAAACGCTCTTTTAAGCCCGAAAACATCCTATAGCCGTTATTTTGAAAGCACTTATCAGAATATGTTCCTTAATTTTAGTGCTGCCAAATATCCTTCTCTGGATGAAGAAGGCAGGATTTTAGTTATTAAACACAGTATGTTTGATGCTACTATTCAGCCCTGGGTTGATTGGAAAAGACAACTTGGTTTTACTGTAGATGTTGTGGATGTTACTACAGCAGGGTCTACAGCCGCCAATATTAAAACTTACATACAAAATCAATATAATTTGAATGATGGCTTGATGTTTGTGCAACTGGTTGGTGATGCGCCTCAAATTCCCACTCTTACTTATTCCGGAGGAGGAAGTGATCCTTCCTATGCACTTTTGGCAGGGAATGATAATTATTATGATATCTTTGTGGGTCGTTTTTCTGCACAAACAGTAGCTGAACTGGAAACTCAAGTCACTCGCAGTATATATTATGAACGAGATATTGCTCCGGGTGCAACCTGGCTGGAAAAAGCAATTGGAATTGCCTCTGCAGAAGGTGGTGGCGGCCAAGGAGATATGGGTGAAAGTGATATTGCTCATATGAATAATATTCGAACAGATCTTCTTAATTATGGTTACACTACTGTTGATCAAATTTACGATCCAGGAGCTACAGCAGCTCAAGTGACTACTTCTGTAAATCAAGGAAGAGGATTTATTAATTATGTTGGTCATGGTGCAGATACTTATTGGGTAACTACAAATTTCAACAATAACAATGCTAATGCTCTGACCAATGATTATATGCTACCTTTTATTGTTTCGGTTGCTTGTGTGAATGGAAACTTTGTTAGCCAAACTTGTTTTGCAGAAGCATGGATGCGTTCTGTAAATGAAACAACAAATGCTCCTGCCGGAGCTATAGCTTTTTGGGGTTCTACAATTAATCAAAGTTGGGCTCCACCTATGCGCGCACAGGATGAAGTTACCGATCTTTTAGTGGGAAATTTTAAACATCGGATAGGTAGTTTGCTTTTCAATGGCGCTCATAAAATGCTTGAGGTTTATGGCTCTCAGGGTCTTGATGATGCTAGAACCTGGACGATTTTTGGGGATGCATCTTTAATGGTGAGGACCAAAAACCCTCAGGTTATTACTGCAACTTACAACCCTGTCCTGTTTTTAGGTATGAGCAGTTTTGCTGTCCAAACCATTCCCGGCGGTAGAATTACTTTAACTAATAACGGCATTATCTATGGTAAAGGAATTGCCGATGCTACAGGTAATTGTGTTATCAATCTGGATATTATTCCCGATCTGCCAATGGATATGACTTTAACTATTATTGCTTTTGATTATCAGACCTATATTCAAACCATACAGGTTTTACCCAGTAGCGGACCCTATTTAGTGGTAGAAGAAACTACTTTCAGCGATGTTAATGATAATATTTTTACTACAGGGGAAACCGTCTTTCTGGATATGAACCTTTCTAATATCGGTAGTGAAACTGCCACCAGTGTGAGTGTTACTCTTTCCACCAATGATTCTTATGTAACCCTGTTGAACCCAACTCTCACAATTGGAGATATTGCCAATGGAACTGTTAGCTCTGCAGGAACTTTTCAAATTCAGCTTTCCAACAGCATTCCCGATGAACATACGGTAAATTTACACATATTTATTGCTACCAGTGATGGAGAAACCTTTGAAAATAATTGCAACTTTATAGCGTATGCTCCAGCTATTAGCTGGGGTCCATTACAGATAAATGATAGTTTAGGTAATAACAACGGCCGCATTGATGCCGGTGAAAATGTAACTATTACCTTTAATGTAACTAATTCGGGGCACTGTGATGCTGCCGATATTTCCACTACTTTGATTGTAAATGGAGTATCCCATTTGATAACTCCTATTATTTCCACTATTGAAAATCTGCCTGTTAGCCAAACTGGTCAGATGATTTATAATGTAACTTTCAGTTCTCAAATTCCAATGGGAACTTCTGTTCAGCTTACAGCAATGACAATGTTTGGTGAATACTTAAGTATTCATACCTATACAATTGTAGTAGGAATAGTAATGGAGAACTTTGATTTTGGCTTCAGCAATTTCCCCTGGGTTTTTGAAGGAGGAAATTGGACTATTTCTCCAGATAGTTTTAATGGTTCTATGGCTGCCAAATCACCTTCCATTAATAACAACTCCAGCTCTTCTATAAGCATTACTTATCAATGCCCTCAAGCAGGAGAAATATCTTTCTGGAAAAAGGTCTCTTCTGAACCAAGTTGCGATTTCCTAAAATTCTACATCAATGGAATTTTAAAATTCCAGTGGAGCGGAACCGATGATTTCTGGAGTCAGGTTACTTATCCTGTTTCTCCTGGAACTAATGTCTTCAAATGGGAATATGTTAAGGACAACGGTTCCTATCAAGGTAGTGATTGTGCCTGGCTTGATGATATTATTTTCCCCAGCACAGGTGAACAAATTGGAATTCCTGTATTTGTAATTGATATGGAAGCTATAGATTTTGGGGAAGTTATAGTCAATACCATCGTTTCCCAAACTGTAACTATCTGCAATTGCGGAACTGCTTCAATGCTGGGAACTATTGCAACAGAATCTCCTTTCTCTTTAGGAGAACCAATTATGCCTGCTTATTATTTGGAATACATTATTCCGGTAGGTGAATCCTTTACTTTTAATGTGAATTTCCAGCCCCTACAAAACTCGGTATACACTGGAAACCTAATAATAAACTCTGATGATCCCAATGCCTTAGTAAATACTATTCCCTTATACGGAACAGGACAACCGGTTGCCAATGACGATCCTGTTGCTGTTTTAGTTACTTCTCTAAAAGGATGCTATCCTAATCCTTTTAATCCTACAACTACAATCAGTTTCAGTATAAAAGAAAAGACACCTGTGGAACTGATTATTTACAATATTTTAGGACAAAAAGTCCGAACTTTGGTTAACCAACCCTTAGAACCAGGAGAACATAGCGTTGTTTGGAACGGAACTGATAATAAGGGTCGTTCTGTAGCCAGCGGAATCTATTTCTATAGAATGAAAGCAGGAAATTATTCCGAGACCCAAAAAATGGTGCTGAAAAAATGAGGTCTTAAGGTCAAGAGATTGTATTATACTTAGATTGAAAAAACACTTTGTCATTCCTGTACAGGCAGGAAGCAAGGGAAATTTGAAAAAATGTGGAGACGGAGCTCGCTGTAGCTCCGCCTTTTTTTAAGGAAAAACATCATTGTTGTCGTTTTCCTTTTACCAATTTTAGTCAGGAGTCGTTACTGCTAAAATAAAATTTATGCTATACACTATTATGTTTGGCAGTGAGGACTCGTGACAGCTGTCTTCACACAGATGAGGAGGAACAGCGTCCTCCAGCTACATAAAAGGGCGGACTTTTTTATGTAGTAGATAAGGGATTTTTTCTATAAAGGATACTGCTGATTTTTGTAAACTAAGCAAATCACCATCATTTTCAATAACTAAATCTACCATAAAACGCTTTTCCGTATCCGGCATCTGGTGTAGCATTCTTTGTTGGGCTTTGGTTCTGTCTTCTCCTCTTTTTTCCAAACGCATAAGTCGTGTTTCCAGAGAAGCACTTATCAATATAATATAATCAAAGCAATCCTGTAAATTTGCCTCAAAAAGAAGAGGAACCTCAAAGCAGAGAGCTTCCTCATTACTTTGTTCCACTATCCTTTGAAAATCCTGTAATACAAGAGGATGTATTAAAGAATTTAAGTATTGGGTTTCCTGTTCACTGCTAAATACTACATCTGCTAAAATTTTACGATTAATTATACCTTTGCCATTATCTTCATTGGAAGGAGATAGAATAGCCGTAGAATAGCGTTTTATTAATGCTTCTTTGATTTCCGGGTCTTCCAAATGTTGATTGGCAACCACATCTGCAGAAATAACTTTCAAGCCATTAGCAGCCAGAAAATTGCAAAAAGCACTTTTGCCACTGCCGATATTTCCCGTTATACCTATAAGCAGAGGTTTTTTATTTTGTGACATCGGTTAAAATTTGTAGAAGTTCTTCAAAAGCAACATTGGTTTGTATTTTTCCCGCTTTGGCTACAGAAACCTGACCTGTTTGTTCGGAAACAATAATGGCAATAGCATCGCTTATTTCTGTTATTCCAATACCGGCAAGATGCCTAGTGCCAAATTTACGCACATATTCTGCCTTTTTAGATAGTGGCAAAACTACTTTAGCAGCCATAATGCGTTGGTCTCGAATAATAATAGCTCCATCATGCAACACACTTTTAGGATTGAAAATAGTAAGGATCAATCGCATAGACACAATAGCATCAATGGGTTCACCGCTATAAATATATTCATGCAGTTTCCTTTTATTTTCCAACACAATCAGAGCCCCTATTTTACGGAAACTCATTGAAGAAACAGCATCTATCAGAGGAGTATAAAGCGATGATTTTTCCTGTTTGCTAAAGACCTTGCTTAGTTCCCGGGGCAGGTTCAAGCGAGCTAAAATAGAACGCAATTCCGGTTGAAACAAAATAACGACAGCAATGAACCAATAATTGCGAATGGCACTTAAAAGTGAACCAACCATCTTCAAATTGAAGATAACGGCTAAAATATAGAGAACAACTACAAACAGCAGACCCCATAAAACCTGATAGCCACCTGATTTACGCACAATCAATAGTGCCTGGTAAATCAGAAAAGCAATAATAAGGATATCTACTATATCTTTAAAGCGAGGAATTAAAAATTCCATTTAGTCCCTTTGCGCTTTGGCAATAGCAGTTAAGACCTCAAAAAACTGCCTATGCAAAAGAACATCATGAACACGCAAAATGTCAATTTCTTCACAAGCAGAAACGAAAGCTGCTGCAAGGCATCCTCCTATGCGTTGTGCAGGCGACGAAGGTGAAATTTTGTCTATAAAGCTCTTTCTGCTAGCACCTACCACAAGCGGTAAGCCAAATTCCTTAAATGTTCTCAGATTGCCAAGAATAGTTAAATTATGTTCCAGGTTTTTGCCAAATCCAATACCGGGATCAAGCATTATGTTTTCCCTTAAAATCCCTTTGGCAAGACAAAAATCAATACGCTCTTGAAAGAAATCCTTTATTTCAACAAGCACATCCTGATAAACAGGATTTATTTGCATTGTGTGCGGAGTTCCCTGCATATGCATTAAAATAATTTTTACCTCAGGATTTGTTGATAAAAGCTCTGCCAAAGCTGGATCGGTTCTAAGAGCCGAAATATCATTGATAATAGAAGCGCCAAGCTCTATTGCTTTTTCAGCAACTGTTGCCTCCTGAGTATCAACTGAAAAAGTTACTTTAGGATATTTTTCTTTTAAAGAGCTTAGAATGGGGATTATTCTTTGTTCTTGTATCTCTGCAGGAACTGGTAAAGAACCAGGACGAGTTGATTCTGCTCCAATATCAATTATTTCTGCTCCTTCAGCAATCATTACCTCAGTATGTTTAATAGCTAATTCTCTGTCCAAGAATTGTGCTCCGTCCGAAAAAGAATCCTCAGTAACATTCAGAATACCCATTAAAACAGGTGTCCGTTCCGGAAAGCAATATTTATTCATTGATAACAAACCTGCAACGCAAACGATAAAGTTGTTTGGGATTATAAGTTCCTTTAAAACCAAACTTCCAGGAAGGCATCACTTTTCTCACTGCTTCGGCATAAGTTGCGCTGGTATAAGAAAGTATATTTACACTGCTCATATCTACTGTGCCTTTAGGAGTAAGCTTAAATTCCAGATAGACCTCACCCTCTTCAGTAGGATTTATTTGAGGTTTGGTTTGGCTGATTATATATGCTTCTCCTCCACCTTCTTCCAGGGAAGAAGAAAAGCCGAAATTACCGCCTGTTATGGTTCCGGGTACTTCTTTCAAGGCATTGGAATTTCTATTATGAGGAAAGCTGGAAGGAATTGTTGTTTTAGCATTATCCTGAGGTAACACATTTAACGGCATAGCAATAGCAGGTTCACTATCACCTATACTTACAGGATTTCCATTAACGGCATTTATTTCTTTTTTTCCGGAAATTCCTGCCGGTTTAGTTATTCCTTCAGTTCCGGGAATATTGTTACCCATAGTTATTTCTTCCAGTTTATTAGCCGTATGCGTTTCAATCACGGTAGTCCTATCTAAGGGTTCCCATTCAAAAGTATACCATTTTTCCGGAACATAAGGTTGGATAACATAGAAGGCAAAAAGAATAA
Protein-coding regions in this window:
- a CDS encoding pyridoxal-phosphate dependent enzyme — its product is MPKLITKFDPVIARKNAKRCKERGIILPTIRQQMFPETIPETIKEKLQPVGLWDINPLNLFRITWKNDIKTGLFGKPNFLEIPSELSGVKARIIGLVGKYFPTGAHKVGAAYGCLVPRLVTGTFDPEIHKAVWPSTGNYCRGGAFDCALLACPAVAILPEEMSKERFDWLREIGAEVFATPGCESNVKEIYDKCAELRSDPSYVILNQFDEFGNSFWHYHITGNAIAEVFAMMQKPGNRLSGFVSATGSAGTIAAGDFLKKHFPLMKINASEAMECPTLLMNGFGGHRIEGIGDKHIPWIHNVRNTDIVSAIRDEDCMRLLRLFNEPAGLNYLKKNGIKPELAEKLELLGISSICNLLASIKMAKYFEYNEDDVIVTVFTDSAEMYQSRLQEQTALKGEYTELQAALDRESILQAQSYDNLLELSYWDKKRIHNLKYYTWVEQQGKTYQEILQQWEPEYWIETFENNLEELDKAIEEFNSLGQKI
- a CDS encoding C25 family cysteine peptidase, with translation MKKISFILLLVFTTAILVAASGTIKLQDNPAKVQLLEKSDTGLSIAYAVDELQFREINTKEGIFTELNALNYTTTNVTGLPALPLMRQLISVPLGANVTANIVSSSAKVINLDEQGVLYPLMPRQESVSKSADLEQLPFEVNRDFYNANMWTDNPSITVTEIGMMRGTRIFAVDFVPIKYNPVLKKIEVIYQAEVKVAFSGANFIATNELQAKTYSPAFEGVFAQTLINYNAPKVSFLRYPIGYVIILPDNFIAPMQPFIDWKKQEGYNVIVAPTSITGTTTTSIKAYMQNLWNSATSENPAPSYLLIVGDVAQVPTNNGNAGSHPTDLTYVRLQGTDYMPEMYFGRFSATSVAEVTNQVNKTLMYEQYTMPSDAYLSEVVMIAGVDSYYSTTHANGQINYGTNNYFNPAHNITSHTYLYPASGSSASAIVQNASNGMGYINYTAHGDVTEWYNPNFSISNINSLQNTNKYSYVVGNCCLTSKFDNPICFAEAWLRATNKGAIIYIGGTNSTYWDEDYWWGVGYKPPVVGTGSPFVAGRTGAYDALFHDHNEPFADWAGNAGSNVVMGNMAVVQSNSSRINYYWEIYSIMGDPSLVPYLGIPAQNAYTPPAQMFLGFNSMDIQTDPYSYVALSMNNELHGVGLADASGNLTLNYTPFTEPGIAKLVITRSLRKPLIANIEIIPNEGPYVTVGPLELNDGNNNIAEAGDNINISLQFNNVGIETASNLTATLTCDSPYILLNNATIQLPDIASGNSINQTNAFQINILPDVPDQHLAGFNITVSDGEDTWVTQRSLTINAPNVVFGNHTLFDSNSDGIYQPGETVTISLSISNTGHMNVDGGSLAIVLSSPYAALDNYNFIIPPLTAGNGIPIVLHLFISQDCPNEEVIPIGFAMNAGIQLLNHSIMIPVGIIGESFESGDFTAFPWVNNSTIPWTIISGTSNAHFGNYAAKSGAIGNNGSTTLQITMEVPSAGNISFWRKVSSEANYDWLKFYIDNNETGSWSGEIGWSEVSYPVTAGSHIFKWTYSKDVGSVSGSDCAWLDDIRFPGMGVLETAIFYTTTTQIDFTDVLPNTTVSVDFALRNLGNIAMQGIITCPPNFELSQYGNALPANYTYQIEAGQTVIYTLSYIAGNSVSELQTNMQITTNDPHHPMVIIPVNLTPLANDDNVNIPYVTALHKNYPNPFNPETTIHYSLSEAGPVKIEVYNIKGQLVRNLVNERKTAGNYTVIWNGKDEQGKNVSSGIYFYRMQTKNYSSTQKMMLMK
- a CDS encoding C25 family cysteine peptidase; protein product: MKKTLFFVILLLSFIGLTAEQIVVSQYPDDIRLTNSNPNNMELEFTLGSFYREPVNIDGEQWFHLFLKKEGLTLEAGMPQVPVLARSLIIPATAKMHLNITNSEYVELTLPVAPSKGNLTRDIDPATIPYTFADFYQSGESYPAEIAYLTEPFILRDYRGITVRFQPFIYYPATQTLRVYTKLNISVYTQGTDLTNALLSPKTSYSRYFESTYQNMFLNFSAAKYPSLDEEGRILVIKHSMFDATIQPWVDWKRQLGFTVDVVDVTTAGSTAANIKTYIQNQYNLNDGLMFVQLVGDAPQIPTLTYSGGGSDPSYALLAGNDNYYDIFVGRFSAQTVAELETQVTRSIYYERDIAPGATWLEKAIGIASAEGGGGQGDMGESDIAHMNNIRTDLLNYGYTTVDQIYDPGATAAQVTTSVNQGRGFINYVGHGADTYWVTTNFNNNNANALTNDYMLPFIVSVACVNGNFVSQTCFAEAWMRSVNETTNAPAGAIAFWGSTINQSWAPPMRAQDEVTDLLVGNFKHRIGSLLFNGAHKMLEVYGSQGLDDARTWTIFGDASLMVRTKNPQVITATYNPVLFLGMSSFAVQTIPGGRITLTNNGIIYGKGIADATGNCVINLDIIPDLPMDMTLTIIAFDYQTYIQTIQVLPSSGPYLVVEETTFSDVNDNIFTTGETVFLDMNLSNIGSETATSVSVTLSTNDSYVTLLNPTLTIGDIANGTVSSAGTFQIQLSNSIPDEHTVNLHIFIATSDGETFENNCNFIAYAPAISWGPLQINDSLGNNNGRIDAGENVTITFNVTNSGHCDAADISTTLIVNGVSHLITPIISTIENLPVSQTGQMIYNVTFSSQIPMGTSVQLTAMTMFGEYLSIHTYTIVVGIVMENFDFGFSNFPWVFEGGNWTISPDSFNGSMAAKSPSINNNSSSSISITYQCPQAGEISFWKKVSSEPSCDFLKFYINGILKFQWSGTDDFWSQVTYPVSPGTNVFKWEYVKDNGSYQGSDCAWLDDIIFPSTGEQIGIPVFVIDMEAIDFGEVIVNTIVSQTVTICNCGTASMLGTIATESPFSLGEPIMPAYYLEYIIPVGESFTFNVNFQPLQNSVYTGNLIINSDDPNALVNTIPLYGTGQPVANDDPVAVLVTSLKGCYPNPFNPTTTISFSIKEKTPVELIIYNILGQKVRTLVNQPLEPGEHSVVWNGTDNKGRSVASGIYFYRMKAGNYSETQKMVLKK